A region from the Salidesulfovibrio onnuriiensis genome encodes:
- a CDS encoding TrmO family methyltransferase domain-containing protein → MTSTNISLNPIGRVLSDGEFWNIHIDEAYRKGLDKMDQFSHFLVLWWASAHDNPDSRAMLHTPLPYAPGLEAGVFACRSEFRPNPIGVTVCQCLDLDMENGVIRVPYMDAFDGTPVLDLKPYFPVSERVREARVPQWVETWPQWYEEAYKLADMFAECGE, encoded by the coding sequence ATGACCAGTACGAACATTTCCCTCAATCCCATCGGCCGCGTCCTGTCGGACGGCGAGTTCTGGAACATCCACATTGACGAGGCCTACAGGAAGGGGCTGGACAAGATGGATCAGTTCAGCCATTTCCTGGTGCTCTGGTGGGCCAGCGCACACGACAATCCGGACAGCCGCGCCATGCTGCACACGCCGCTGCCCTATGCCCCGGGCCTTGAGGCGGGCGTGTTCGCCTGCCGCTCCGAGTTCCGGCCCAACCCCATAGGCGTGACCGTGTGCCAGTGCCTGGACCTGGATATGGAAAATGGGGTTATCCGGGTGCCGTACATGGACGCCTTTGACGGCACGCCCGTGCTGGACCTGAAACCGTATTTTCCGGTTTCGGAACGGGTGCGCGAGGCCCGGGTGCCGCAGTGGGTGGAAACCTGGCCCCAGTGGTACGAGGAGGCCTACAAGCTGGCCGATATGTTTGCAGAGTGCGGAGAGTAA
- a CDS encoding substrate-binding periplasmic protein, which translates to MSLKAIPAALCLCLLLTALPVRAEEYQLTTLEYPPYEFQHGLEVRGIAVEIVREAFRRMGHTVKITLLPWPRALERVREGEADGIFTAFRTRERLEFLDYCEEVLMPQTTSLFVRANSPIEFNGNLADLARYRFGMVRGVSYGEDFDKATSDGTLKNMDQSTTGQQNMSKLLAGRFDILVSNRYGAWDILRIMEKQTQVRELEPSIEDVPSYLAFSKVRNLKALACRFDETLRQMKQDGAYQQFIDEYFQKQ; encoded by the coding sequence ATGTCGCTAAAAGCAATTCCGGCCGCCCTGTGTCTGTGCCTGCTTCTGACCGCTCTCCCGGTCCGGGCCGAGGAGTACCAGCTGACCACCCTGGAATATCCGCCCTACGAATTCCAGCATGGCCTCGAGGTGCGGGGCATTGCCGTGGAGATCGTGCGCGAGGCCTTCCGGCGCATGGGGCACACCGTGAAGATCACCCTGCTGCCCTGGCCGCGCGCCCTGGAACGGGTGCGCGAGGGCGAGGCGGACGGCATTTTCACCGCCTTCCGGACCAGGGAGCGTCTCGAATTCCTGGACTACTGCGAGGAGGTGCTCATGCCCCAGACCACCTCGCTGTTCGTGCGCGCGAACAGCCCCATCGAATTCAACGGCAACCTGGCCGACCTGGCCCGGTATCGTTTCGGCATGGTGCGCGGGGTCAGCTATGGGGAGGACTTTGACAAGGCCACCTCGGACGGCACCCTGAAAAACATGGATCAATCGACCACCGGGCAGCAGAACATGTCCAAGCTCCTGGCCGGGCGCTTCGACATCCTGGTCAGCAACCGTTACGGCGCATGGGACATATTGCGGATCATGGAAAAGCAAACCCAGGTCCGCGAACTGGAACCCAGCATCGAGGATGTGCCCAGCTACCTGGCCTTCAGCAAGGTCCGCAACCTGAAGGCCCTTGCCTGCAGGTTCGATGAAACCCTGCGCCAGATGAAACAGGACGGGGCATACCAGCAGTTCATCGACGAGTATTTCCAGAAACAGTGA
- a CDS encoding sodium-dependent transporter, protein MQNRETWGSRAGFILAAVGSAIGLGNIWRFPYMAYENGGGAFLLPYFIAMLAAGIPFMILEFGLGHKFKGSAPKIFSTISSKMEWLGWFQVIVCFIIATYYVAVIGWSMQYFLLSFTQGWGATPSDFFFKDFLGLSSGPMNLGELQMPIFLAVVVAWGVAYFAIFTGIRGGIERLNKIFMPLLFLMVLVFIGFGMTLEGASEGLQWLFKPDFAALAQPKVWTAAAGQIFFSLSIGFAIMLAYSSYLPKDSDISNNATMTVFINCGFSMLAGVMIFSVLGYMAAQKGVPVSEVVSSGVGLAFITLPTAINMMPMPVLFGVLFFLALTIAGLSSMISIVEAIVSAVMDKLNMPRKQASTLICGLGFIISVVYTTGGGLYLLDIVDHFINNYGILVGGLIEICFVAWFCKLDMIQKHINATSEFAVGNLWKLCIMAVAPFGLAVNLVIALYEDLTVHYSGYDFSALLMFGWLMLAAALVLALAMTCKQCAFKECVSANNDFRRK, encoded by the coding sequence ATGCAAAACCGTGAAACCTGGGGGTCGCGGGCTGGATTTATCCTGGCCGCGGTCGGTTCCGCCATTGGTTTGGGGAACATCTGGCGTTTTCCGTACATGGCCTATGAAAACGGCGGGGGCGCGTTCCTGCTGCCTTACTTCATCGCCATGCTCGCCGCCGGTATCCCGTTCATGATCCTTGAGTTCGGCCTCGGCCACAAATTCAAGGGTTCCGCGCCCAAGATTTTTTCCACCATTTCCAGCAAGATGGAGTGGCTTGGCTGGTTCCAGGTCATTGTCTGTTTCATCATCGCCACCTATTACGTGGCGGTCATCGGCTGGTCCATGCAATACTTCCTGCTGTCCTTCACCCAGGGCTGGGGGGCAACGCCTTCGGACTTCTTCTTCAAGGATTTCCTGGGCCTGAGCAGCGGTCCCATGAACCTGGGCGAACTGCAGATGCCCATCTTCCTCGCCGTGGTCGTGGCCTGGGGCGTCGCCTACTTCGCCATCTTCACCGGCATCCGCGGCGGCATCGAACGTCTGAACAAGATCTTCATGCCCCTGCTGTTCCTCATGGTGTTGGTGTTCATCGGCTTCGGCATGACCCTGGAAGGCGCTTCCGAAGGTCTGCAGTGGCTGTTCAAACCCGACTTCGCCGCACTGGCCCAGCCCAAAGTCTGGACCGCCGCCGCCGGGCAGATCTTCTTCAGCCTGTCCATCGGTTTCGCCATCATGCTGGCCTATTCCAGCTACCTGCCGAAAGATTCCGACATCAGCAACAACGCCACCATGACCGTGTTCATTAACTGTGGCTTCTCCATGCTGGCCGGTGTCATGATCTTCTCCGTGCTCGGCTACATGGCCGCCCAGAAGGGCGTTCCCGTGAGCGAAGTTGTCAGCTCCGGCGTGGGTCTGGCCTTCATCACCCTGCCCACGGCCATCAACATGATGCCCATGCCGGTTCTGTTCGGCGTCCTGTTCTTCCTGGCCCTGACCATCGCGGGCCTGTCCTCCATGATTTCCATCGTGGAAGCCATTGTTTCCGCTGTCATGGACAAGCTGAACATGCCCCGCAAGCAGGCCTCCACCCTGATCTGTGGTCTGGGCTTCATCATCAGTGTTGTCTACACCACGGGCGGCGGCCTCTACCTGCTCGACATCGTGGACCACTTCATCAACAACTACGGCATCCTGGTGGGCGGTCTCATCGAGATTTGCTTCGTGGCCTGGTTCTGCAAGCTGGACATGATCCAGAAGCACATCAACGCCACTTCCGAGTTCGCTGTCGGCAATTTGTGGAAGCTTTGCATCATGGCTGTGGCGCCTTTCGGCCTGGCCGTGAACCTGGTCATCGCCCTGTATGAAGACCTCACGGTCCATTACTCCGGCTACGACTTCAGCGCCCTGCTCATGTTTGGCTGGCTGATGCTGGCGGCAGCGCTGGTGCTGGCCCTGGCCATGACCTGCAAGCAGTGCGCATTCAAAGAGTGCGTTTCCGCGAACAACGACTTCAGGAGGAAGTAA
- a CDS encoding MetS family NSS transporter small subunit encodes MTTGAIIMMLFGLGLTWGGAALCIRLAMGNRDV; translated from the coding sequence ATGACCACCGGTGCAATCATCATGATGCTTTTCGGACTGGGCCTGACCTGGGGCGGAGCCGCCCTGTGCATTCGCCTGGCCATGGGCAATCGCGACGTTTAG
- the infA gene encoding translation initiation factor IF-1 — protein MAKEEGIQVQGTVEEALPNAMFRVQLENGHEVLAHISGKMRKFRIRVMPGDTVTVELSPYDLTRGRITFRPR, from the coding sequence ATGGCCAAAGAAGAAGGAATTCAGGTTCAGGGCACGGTGGAAGAAGCACTTCCCAATGCCATGTTCCGTGTCCAGCTCGAAAACGGGCACGAAGTGCTCGCACATATTTCCGGAAAAATGCGCAAGTTCCGCATCCGTGTCATGCCCGGCGACACCGTCACCGTGGAATTGTCCCCGTATGACCTGACCCGCGGCCGCATTACCTTCCGTCCTCGCTAA
- a CDS encoding CatA-like O-acetyltransferase, with product MKTIDLDSWPRKSHFHLFRNHGVPHFTVTAEVDITDMLDCIKAQGTSVFSATMFCLMRAVNAVPELRMRFHGDSVVEHAVTHPGVTVPIEGERFNFCYIEYSENWKIFEASATAAIEQASSQPDLVNKDGEHDNLTYMTCLPWMTASSIQFPVLGPDDCVPRVGWSRFATREGRTMQPVHVMAHHALVDGLHVGRFFQNLEALLKDIPDTFSL from the coding sequence ATGAAAACCATCGACCTGGACTCGTGGCCGCGCAAAAGCCACTTTCACCTGTTCCGGAACCACGGCGTCCCCCACTTCACGGTGACCGCCGAGGTGGACATCACCGACATGCTGGACTGCATCAAGGCGCAGGGGACCTCGGTCTTCTCGGCCACCATGTTCTGCCTCATGCGGGCGGTCAATGCCGTGCCCGAACTGCGCATGCGCTTTCACGGCGACTCCGTGGTGGAGCACGCCGTGACCCATCCGGGCGTCACCGTGCCCATCGAGGGGGAACGCTTCAACTTCTGCTACATCGAATATTCCGAGAACTGGAAGATCTTCGAGGCCAGCGCGACCGCAGCCATCGAGCAGGCCTCCAGCCAGCCCGATCTGGTGAACAAGGACGGGGAACACGACAACCTGACCTATATGACCTGCCTGCCCTGGATGACGGCCAGCTCCATCCAGTTCCCGGTGCTGGGTCCGGACGACTGCGTGCCCCGCGTGGGCTGGAGCCGGTTCGCCACCCGCGAGGGCCGCACCATGCAGCCCGTGCACGTCATGGCCCACCACGCCCTGGTGGACGGCCTGCACGTGGGCAGGTTCTTCCAGAACCTGGAAGCCCTGCTGAAGGATATTCCCGACACGTTTTCTCTTTAG
- a CDS encoding endonuclease/exonuclease/phosphatase family protein → MAKLSFATFNLRNLQLPGEVYYTTSRPYTRDEYDAKIRWTAHILKELKVDVIGFQELWSPQALEEAFDAAGMLRDYDIVARKAPAGKVQVGLAARKGMLKDTPEWLELPEELLLKKYRGSNDDEPEEEISVDIRKYSRPPLCATIKALSPKKAPQIKVVVAHLKSKRPTDLYREARKHPEIKPHTEALGSALSTIRRASEAAALRIHLNKMLKDTDQAVVVMGDLNDSTLSTTTTLLTEQPPYRLFEASTAGRKSDTGLYSAAMMQQYRSLRDVYFTHIFKNQMESLDHILFSEQFYDHSDKRRWSFHEMLVFNDHLFAPHGHDPEDVPNMLPSDHGVVKVVFDHKPAKKTE, encoded by the coding sequence ATGGCCAAACTGAGCTTCGCCACCTTCAACCTGCGCAACCTCCAGTTGCCCGGAGAAGTCTACTACACCACCTCCCGGCCCTACACCCGGGATGAATACGACGCCAAGATCCGCTGGACCGCCCACATCCTCAAGGAACTCAAGGTCGACGTTATCGGCTTCCAGGAGCTCTGGTCCCCGCAGGCCCTGGAGGAGGCCTTTGACGCGGCGGGCATGCTCCGGGACTACGACATCGTCGCCCGCAAGGCTCCGGCGGGCAAGGTGCAGGTGGGGCTTGCCGCGCGCAAGGGCATGTTGAAGGACACCCCGGAATGGCTGGAACTGCCCGAGGAACTGCTGCTCAAGAAATACCGGGGCAGCAACGACGACGAGCCCGAGGAAGAGATATCCGTGGACATCCGGAAGTATTCCCGGCCTCCGCTCTGCGCGACCATCAAGGCCCTGAGCCCGAAAAAGGCCCCCCAGATCAAGGTCGTGGTGGCCCACCTCAAGTCCAAGCGGCCCACGGACCTTTACCGCGAGGCGCGCAAGCACCCGGAGATCAAGCCGCACACCGAGGCCCTGGGCTCGGCCCTGTCCACCATCCGCCGCGCCTCCGAGGCGGCGGCCCTGCGCATCCACCTGAACAAGATGCTCAAGGACACGGACCAGGCCGTGGTGGTCATGGGCGACCTGAACGACTCCACCCTGAGCACGACCACCACCCTGCTCACCGAGCAGCCTCCCTACCGGCTCTTCGAGGCCAGCACCGCGGGCAGGAAGTCGGACACGGGCCTGTATTCCGCAGCAATGATGCAGCAGTACCGCAGCCTGCGCGACGTCTACTTCACCCACATCTTCAAGAACCAGATGGAATCCTTGGACCACATCCTGTTTTCCGAGCAGTTCTACGACCACTCGGACAAGCGGCGCTGGTCCTTCCACGAGATGCTGGTCTTCAACGACCACCTCTTTGCCCCGCACGGGCACGATCCCGAGGACGTGCCGAACATGCTCCCCTCGGACCACGGCGTGGTCAAGGTGGTCTTCGACCACAAACCGGCCAAAAAGACGGAATAG
- the tdh gene encoding L-threonine 3-dehydrogenase: MKPLNSMKALVKSKAEQGIWMEEVPFPTCGHNDALIRITKTAICGTDIHIFNWDQWAQQTIPVPMVVGHEFVGEVVEIGGEVRGIKPGDRVSAEGHITCGHCRNCRAGKRHLCRNTVGVGVNRPGCFAEYLCVPAVNVFKIPDNISDDVASVLDPLGNAAHTALSFDLVGEDVLITGAGPIGAMAAAICRHAGARHIVITDINDYRLGLAKQLGASRAVNVTKEKLEDVMAELGMVEGFDVGLEMSGSPVAFRDMLDQMNYGGKIALLGILPGETAIDWNKVVFKGLFIKGIYGREMFETWYKMACMLQSGLDITPAITHHYKIDDYEEAFEVMRSGKSGKVILDWT, translated from the coding sequence ATGAAACCGTTGAACAGCATGAAAGCGCTGGTCAAAAGCAAGGCCGAGCAGGGCATCTGGATGGAGGAGGTCCCCTTCCCCACCTGCGGCCACAACGACGCGCTGATCCGTATCACCAAGACCGCCATCTGCGGTACGGATATCCACATTTTCAATTGGGACCAATGGGCCCAGCAGACCATCCCGGTGCCCATGGTCGTGGGCCACGAGTTCGTGGGCGAGGTGGTGGAGATCGGCGGCGAGGTCCGGGGCATCAAGCCCGGGGACCGAGTTTCCGCCGAAGGCCACATCACCTGCGGGCACTGCCGCAACTGTCGCGCGGGCAAGCGCCACCTGTGCCGCAACACCGTGGGCGTGGGCGTGAACCGGCCCGGCTGCTTCGCCGAATATCTCTGCGTCCCGGCCGTGAACGTCTTCAAGATCCCGGACAACATTTCGGACGATGTGGCCTCGGTGCTGGACCCCCTGGGCAACGCCGCGCACACGGCCCTGTCCTTCGACCTGGTGGGTGAGGACGTGCTCATCACCGGGGCGGGCCCCATCGGGGCCATGGCCGCCGCCATCTGCCGCCACGCGGGCGCGCGCCACATCGTCATCACGGACATCAACGACTACCGCCTGGGCCTGGCCAAGCAGCTCGGCGCCAGCCGCGCGGTGAACGTGACCAAGGAAAAGCTGGAAGACGTCATGGCCGAACTCGGCATGGTGGAAGGATTCGATGTGGGCCTGGAAATGTCCGGCAGCCCGGTGGCCTTCCGCGACATGCTGGACCAGATGAACTACGGCGGCAAGATCGCCCTGCTGGGCATCCTGCCGGGCGAAACGGCCATCGACTGGAACAAGGTGGTCTTCAAGGGATTGTTCATCAAGGGCATCTACGGCCGCGAGATGTTCGAGACCTGGTACAAGATGGCCTGCATGCTCCAGAGCGGCCTGGACATCACCCCGGCCATTACCCACCACTACAAGATCGATGACTATGAAGAGGCCTTCGAGGTCATGCGGTCGGGCAAGTCCGGGAAAGTGATTTTGGATTGGACGTAA